The Microbacterium horticulturae genome has a window encoding:
- a CDS encoding metallophosphoesterase, translating into MDAAPVQFGSHEPARRVIVHVSDTHFLAGNRPLGGAYDTAGNLERTLVAIEALAVHPDAIVFTGDLTDLGEPAAYAALKAAVEPVAHRLGAQLVWVAGNHDERPELHRDLLGEQPSQEPVTAVYDLRGLRLVALDTSVPGWHHGDLDEAQLAWLREVLAEPAPLGTVLALHHPPLPSHLPLFDILELRHQDALAEVVRGSDVRSILAGHLHYSTHGMFAGVDVSVAAATCYTMNLARPAARVNGMDAAQSFHLVHVYDDTITHAVVPVVEAPTADFFDEAWLARMAALTPRERHEAFSRKPLR; encoded by the coding sequence ATGGATGCCGCTCCCGTCCAGTTCGGATCGCATGAGCCCGCCCGGCGGGTGATCGTGCATGTCAGCGACACGCACTTCCTCGCGGGCAACAGGCCGCTCGGCGGCGCCTACGACACCGCCGGCAATCTCGAGCGCACGCTCGTCGCGATAGAGGCGCTCGCCGTCCATCCCGACGCCATCGTCTTCACCGGCGACCTCACCGACCTCGGCGAGCCCGCGGCATATGCCGCGCTGAAGGCGGCGGTCGAGCCGGTGGCGCACCGGCTGGGCGCCCAATTGGTGTGGGTGGCGGGCAATCACGACGAGCGGCCCGAACTGCATCGTGACCTGCTCGGCGAGCAGCCGAGCCAAGAGCCGGTGACGGCCGTCTACGACCTGCGCGGTCTGCGCCTGGTCGCGCTCGACACCTCGGTGCCCGGCTGGCACCACGGCGACCTCGACGAGGCCCAGCTCGCATGGCTGCGCGAGGTGCTGGCCGAGCCAGCGCCACTGGGGACGGTCCTCGCTCTGCACCACCCGCCGCTGCCCAGCCATCTGCCGCTGTTCGACATCCTCGAGCTGCGGCATCAAGACGCGCTGGCGGAGGTGGTCCGCGGCAGCGATGTCCGCAGCATCCTGGCCGGCCATCTGCACTATTCCACCCACGGCATGTTCGCCGGTGTCGACGTGAGCGTGGCGGCCGCCACGTGCTACACCATGAACCTCGCGCGTCCCGCCGCACGGGTGAACGGAATGGATGCCGCGCAGTCGTTCCACCTCGTGCACGTGTACGACGACACGATCACGCACGCGGTGGTGCCGGTGGTCGAGGCGCCGACCGCCGACTTCTTCGATGAGGCGTGGCTTGCGCGCATGGCCGCGCTCACTCCCCGGGAGCGACACGAGGCGTTCTCTCGCAAACCTCTCCGGTGA
- a CDS encoding peptidase, with protein sequence MSLDIDWLAFIRVFVVALIGAVLVVGFYAAGLRMLVRAGRVPVVAPAEFTDAITVISPKQAAKAEKAAAKAAKKSPLTQGQKTLALFAAYGSFGLCALAVLGGILLIVLH encoded by the coding sequence ATGAGTCTCGACATCGATTGGTTGGCGTTCATCCGCGTGTTCGTCGTGGCACTCATCGGCGCCGTGCTCGTGGTCGGCTTCTATGCGGCCGGGCTGCGCATGCTCGTGCGCGCGGGGCGGGTGCCGGTGGTGGCACCGGCGGAGTTCACCGATGCGATCACGGTGATCAGCCCGAAGCAGGCGGCCAAGGCCGAGAAGGCCGCGGCGAAGGCGGCGAAGAAGAGTCCGCTCACCCAGGGACAGAAGACCCTTGCACTGTTCGCCGCCTATGGATCCTTCGGCCTGTGTGCGCTGGCCGTGCTCGGCGGCATCCTGCTGATCGTCCTGCACTGA
- a CDS encoding inorganic phosphate transporter yields the protein METAALIVVLVIALALFFDFTNGFHDTANAMATPIATGALKPKVAVGLAAGLNLVGAFLSTEVSKTVSHGLIREDQISASHVDFLPLIFAGLVGAVVWNMLTWLLGLPSSSSHALFGGLVGATLVGFGLSGVDFGVLLSKIILPALLSPLTAGVIAFLVTRMAYGMTRRYDGKPDGRSGFRWGQIFTSSMVALAHGTNDAQKTMGIITLALIMAGWQDKDNADPHIWVIFACAFTIALGTYLGGWRIIRTLGKGLTDVKPAQGFSAETSTAATILASSALGFALSTTQVASGSVIGSGLGRRGSKVRWGTAGKIAIGWLLTLPAAGLVGAFAALIVRWLPTWGLLVDAVIALVVIIALFLRSRRDAVTAANAMSDVAESGRAIKVKKNPPPTRRQRAIIREQERLKAEEKARRKAEERERERRRADEEARRKAEKKAKAKADAKKSSDEKKKSDAKKKADAKKKSANGDGKKKDAPGAKKPEGKKAEAGKGGK from the coding sequence GTGGAAACCGCAGCCCTGATCGTCGTGCTGGTCATCGCGCTGGCTCTGTTCTTCGACTTCACCAACGGATTCCATGACACCGCGAACGCGATGGCGACGCCCATCGCGACAGGCGCGCTCAAGCCGAAAGTCGCGGTGGGCCTGGCCGCCGGCCTCAACCTCGTCGGCGCGTTCCTTTCGACGGAGGTGTCGAAGACCGTCTCCCACGGCCTCATTCGCGAAGACCAGATCAGCGCCAGCCATGTGGACTTCCTCCCGTTGATCTTCGCCGGCCTGGTGGGTGCCGTCGTCTGGAACATGCTCACCTGGCTGCTCGGCCTGCCCTCGAGCTCCTCGCACGCACTGTTCGGGGGGCTGGTCGGAGCGACCCTGGTCGGGTTCGGCCTCTCGGGTGTGGACTTCGGGGTGCTGCTGAGCAAGATCATCCTGCCGGCGCTGCTGTCTCCGCTCACCGCCGGGGTCATCGCGTTCCTCGTGACGCGCATGGCGTACGGGATGACCCGTCGCTACGACGGCAAGCCCGACGGCCGCAGCGGCTTCCGCTGGGGGCAGATCTTCACCTCGTCGATGGTCGCCCTCGCCCACGGCACGAACGATGCGCAGAAGACGATGGGCATCATCACTCTCGCGCTGATCATGGCCGGGTGGCAGGACAAAGACAACGCCGACCCCCACATCTGGGTGATCTTCGCCTGTGCGTTCACTATCGCACTGGGCACCTACCTCGGCGGCTGGCGCATCATCCGCACCCTCGGCAAGGGACTCACCGACGTCAAGCCGGCGCAGGGCTTCTCCGCCGAGACGTCGACGGCAGCCACGATCCTCGCCTCCAGCGCCCTCGGCTTCGCGCTGTCGACCACGCAGGTCGCATCCGGATCGGTGATCGGATCGGGCCTGGGCCGACGCGGCTCGAAGGTGCGTTGGGGCACGGCCGGCAAGATCGCCATCGGCTGGCTGCTGACGCTCCCGGCGGCAGGTCTCGTGGGGGCATTCGCCGCCCTCATCGTTCGCTGGCTGCCCACCTGGGGTCTGCTGGTGGATGCCGTCATCGCCCTCGTGGTGATCATCGCGCTGTTCCTGCGATCGCGTCGTGACGCCGTCACCGCGGCAAACGCGATGAGCGACGTCGCCGAGTCGGGGCGCGCGATCAAGGTCAAGAAGAACCCGCCGCCCACGCGCCGGCAGCGCGCGATCATTCGTGAGCAGGAGCGACTGAAGGCCGAGGAGAAGGCCCGCCGCAAGGCCGAGGAGCGCGAGCGCGAGCGCCGCCGTGCCGATGAGGAGGCACGCCGCAAAGCCGAGAAGAAGGCCAAGGCCAAGGCCGACGCGAAGAAGAGCTCCGACGAGAAGAAGAAGTCGGACGCCAAGAAGAAGGCCGACGCCAAGAAGAAATCTGCGAACGGCGACGGCAAGAAGAAGGATGCTCCGGGCGCGAAGAAGCCCGAGGGCAAGAAGGCCGAAGCCGGGAAGGGCGGCAAATGA
- a CDS encoding S9 family peptidase has translation MTDVRRAAAPLAPVTPRRPIERTHHGDTFIDPYEWLRDKEDPQVIDHLNAENAYTEERTAHLAGLRENVFNEIKGRTKETDLSVPIRQGDWWYYGRTLEGKQYGIHCRAPLSSPDDWTPPELSPDTEVDGEQVILDGNVEADGQEFFSLGSFEVSKDSTLLLYGVDVEGDERYTLKVRDLRTGENLPDEIPNTSAGASFSPDGRFIVYLTVDDAWRPDTVWLHELGTPVGDDVQLFHEPDERYWLGAGFTRSDRYLMIAAGSSITSEEWLVDAADLRSAPRVVWPREEGVEYDSDHAVVDGEDVLYILHNRNALDFELVRVAASTPDASPTVVVPHEQGRRLLGLSTFRDFAVIAYRREGLARLGMFDYATSAIGELAFDEPLYAAGLAGNPEWAPPVLRLGYTSFVTPSTVYDYVVATGEKLLRKRQPVLGGYDPADYDQARVWATAHDGVQVPISLVWKRSFGAPDDAPRPLHLYGYGSYEHSIEPGFSVARLSELDRGVVFAVAHVRGGGEMGRQWYEDGKTMRKRNTFTDFLDCAEHLIGAGYTTPDRLVAEGGSAGGLLMGAIANMRPELFAGILADVPFVDALTSILDPSLPLTVIEWDEWGDPLHSPAVYAYMQSYSPYENVREDAAYPRILAVTSLNDTRVLYVEPAKWVAALRETGADALLKCEMVAGHGGVSGRYNAWRERAYELAWLFDVLGVAGA, from the coding sequence GTGACCGATGTTCGCCGCGCTGCAGCCCCACTCGCTCCCGTCACCCCGCGTCGCCCGATCGAGCGCACGCATCACGGCGACACTTTCATCGACCCGTACGAGTGGTTGCGAGACAAAGAAGACCCTCAGGTCATCGACCATTTGAACGCGGAGAACGCCTATACCGAGGAGCGCACTGCGCACCTCGCGGGCCTGCGCGAGAACGTCTTCAACGAAATCAAAGGACGTACGAAGGAGACCGATCTGTCGGTCCCCATCCGGCAGGGCGACTGGTGGTACTACGGCCGCACGCTCGAGGGCAAGCAGTACGGCATCCACTGCCGCGCGCCGCTCTCGTCGCCCGACGACTGGACGCCCCCCGAGCTGTCGCCCGACACCGAAGTCGACGGCGAGCAGGTCATCCTCGACGGCAACGTCGAGGCCGACGGCCAGGAGTTCTTCTCCCTGGGCAGCTTCGAGGTCTCGAAGGACAGCACACTGCTGCTGTACGGCGTCGACGTCGAAGGCGACGAGCGCTACACGCTCAAGGTGCGCGATCTGCGCACCGGTGAGAACCTGCCCGATGAGATCCCGAACACGTCGGCCGGGGCATCCTTCTCCCCCGACGGCCGCTTCATCGTCTATCTCACCGTCGACGACGCCTGGCGCCCCGACACGGTGTGGCTGCACGAGCTCGGCACCCCCGTGGGCGACGATGTGCAGCTGTTCCATGAGCCCGACGAGCGCTACTGGCTCGGCGCGGGCTTCACCCGCAGCGACCGCTACCTGATGATCGCGGCCGGCTCGTCGATCACGAGCGAGGAATGGCTGGTGGATGCCGCAGACCTGCGCTCGGCGCCGCGTGTGGTGTGGCCGCGCGAGGAGGGGGTCGAATACGACAGCGACCATGCCGTCGTCGACGGCGAGGACGTGCTCTACATCCTGCACAACCGCAACGCGCTGGATTTCGAGCTCGTGCGGGTCGCGGCATCCACCCCCGACGCGTCGCCGACCGTCGTCGTGCCGCACGAGCAGGGGCGCCGGCTGCTGGGCCTGTCGACGTTCCGCGATTTCGCGGTGATCGCGTACCGGCGCGAGGGCCTGGCGCGGCTGGGCATGTTCGACTATGCGACCAGTGCCATCGGTGAGCTCGCCTTCGACGAGCCGCTGTATGCGGCCGGCCTGGCCGGCAACCCGGAGTGGGCACCGCCGGTGCTGCGCCTGGGCTACACGTCGTTCGTCACGCCCAGCACGGTGTACGACTACGTCGTGGCCACCGGCGAGAAACTGCTGCGCAAGCGCCAGCCCGTGCTGGGCGGTTACGACCCCGCCGATTACGACCAGGCTCGGGTGTGGGCGACGGCGCACGACGGCGTGCAGGTACCCATCTCGCTCGTGTGGAAGCGCTCGTTCGGCGCCCCCGACGACGCACCGCGTCCGCTGCATCTGTACGGCTACGGCTCGTATGAGCACTCCATCGAGCCCGGCTTCTCGGTCGCGCGGCTGAGCGAGCTCGACCGCGGCGTGGTGTTCGCCGTGGCGCACGTGCGCGGCGGCGGCGAGATGGGCCGGCAGTGGTACGAGGACGGCAAGACGATGCGCAAGCGCAACACGTTCACCGACTTCCTCGACTGTGCGGAGCATCTCATCGGCGCAGGTTATACGACTCCCGACCGTCTCGTGGCCGAGGGCGGCTCGGCCGGCGGCCTGCTGATGGGCGCCATCGCCAACATGCGGCCCGAGCTGTTCGCCGGCATTCTCGCCGATGTGCCGTTCGTCGATGCGCTGACGTCGATCCTCGACCCGTCGCTGCCGCTCACCGTGATCGAGTGGGACGAGTGGGGCGACCCGCTGCACTCCCCCGCCGTGTACGCGTACATGCAGTCGTACTCGCCGTATGAGAACGTGCGGGAGGATGCCGCATACCCGCGCATCCTCGCGGTCACCTCGCTCAACGACACGCGCGTGCTGTACGTCGAGCCCGCGAAGTGGGTCGCGGCTCTCCGCGAGACCGGAGCCGACGCCCTCCTCAAGTGCGAGATGGTCGCCGGCCACGGCGGCGTGAGCGGGCGCTACAACGCCTGGCGCGAGCGCGCTTACGAGCTCGCCTGGCTGTTCGACGTGCTCGGGGTGGCGGGCGCCTGA
- a CDS encoding ATP-dependent 6-phosphofructokinase, translating to MKIGILTSGGDCPGLNAVIRGVVLKGTTAYDMEFVGIRDGWRGVVDADFFPLTRHDVKGLSKVGGTILGTSRTNPYDGPRGGAENIAKTLYGHRIDGIIAIGGEGTLAAANRLANDGINVLGVPKTIDNDLRATDYSFGFDTAVNIATEAMDRLRTTGDSHQRCMVAEVMGRHVGWIALHAGMAAGAHAICIPEVPMSIDEICDLVSKAHDRGRAPLVVVSEGFTLTGMTEAYSDKGLDAFNRPRLGGIGDVIAPEIERITGIETRATVLGHIQRGGSPSAFDRVLATRLGLHAADAIVEGAWGQMVAMRGTDIVRVSFDEALGELNTVPQYRYDEAAALFG from the coding sequence ATGAAGATCGGCATCCTGACCAGTGGCGGCGACTGCCCCGGACTGAACGCGGTCATCCGCGGTGTGGTGCTCAAGGGCACGACCGCGTACGACATGGAGTTCGTGGGCATCCGCGATGGATGGCGCGGCGTCGTCGACGCAGACTTCTTCCCACTGACGCGACACGATGTGAAGGGCCTGTCGAAGGTCGGGGGCACGATCCTGGGCACCAGTCGGACCAACCCCTACGACGGTCCGCGGGGCGGCGCCGAGAACATCGCCAAGACGCTGTACGGCCATCGCATCGACGGCATCATCGCCATCGGCGGCGAGGGGACGCTGGCGGCGGCCAACCGTCTGGCGAACGACGGCATCAACGTGCTGGGCGTGCCCAAGACGATCGACAACGACCTGCGTGCGACCGATTACTCGTTCGGCTTCGACACGGCCGTGAACATCGCGACCGAGGCCATGGACCGGCTGCGCACGACCGGCGACTCGCACCAGCGCTGCATGGTGGCCGAGGTCATGGGGCGCCACGTCGGCTGGATCGCCCTGCACGCGGGCATGGCCGCCGGCGCACACGCGATCTGCATCCCTGAGGTGCCGATGTCGATCGACGAGATCTGCGACCTGGTGTCCAAGGCCCACGACCGCGGCCGCGCGCCGCTGGTCGTCGTCTCCGAGGGCTTCACTCTCACCGGTATGACCGAGGCGTACAGCGACAAGGGACTCGACGCCTTCAACCGCCCGCGGCTGGGCGGCATCGGCGACGTGATAGCGCCCGAGATCGAGCGCATCACCGGCATCGAGACGCGCGCGACGGTGCTGGGCCACATCCAGCGCGGCGGCTCGCCGTCGGCGTTCGACCGGGTGCTGGCCACCCGACTGGGTCTGCACGCTGCCGATGCGATCGTCGAAGGCGCATGGGGGCAGATGGTCGCTATGCGCGGCACCGACATCGTGCGCGTCTCGTTCGACGAAGCCCTCGGCGAGCTCAACACCGTGCCGCAGTACCGCTACGACGAGGCCGCCGCGCTCTTCGGCTGA
- a CDS encoding DEAD/DEAH box helicase, with protein sequence MPTTAPAQTRRRSSSARRDDEAPIIPILARKVREVEAKAQRGKLGPTNRVKFQVIAFLVREERARVKSDTELADASRAELLKRLDGVATILAKTAARDTSLIQLLEVDQATSPVAKRMRRDWLLESGAELAPDELIITDVAPVVAAAPVVPAALAERQVVPPQIEARRESHPFLAPDLLLHAPNATPRRRLDSWELMGPLYKAFESGAGGGAATMELPEVPEFDRLSPRGREIMPHQSRFLEAVRDGHRTFLLADEPGLGKTAESVLAASVADAYPLLAVVPNVVKMNWAREVERWTPQRRATVISGDGEDVDAFADVFIINYEILDRHLSWLSTLGLKGLVVDEAHFIKNLTSQRSQNVLALAASIREQISDPLLLALTGTPLINDVEDFDAIWRFLGWTNGAKPGTELMEKLDATGLTPADKAFYPEARDAVISMGIVRRKKKDVAADLPDKLIADLPVELDDEFGRSIRQAEQELGERLAARYRRIIEARGDRGLAPGEIDDDIVRLVAQNELDESKAAGTGSENVFTMVRRIGQAKAQLAADYAVQLHRSVGKVVFFAKHIDVMDAAEAHFAASGVRYVSVRGEQSTPARQEAIDAFNNDPDVGFAVCSLTAAGVGLNMQAASNVVLAELSWTAAEQTQAIDRVHRIGQDEPVTAWRIIAAHTIDTKIAELIDSKQGLAARALDGEVVEPGSSDSVQLSALMHLTRQALGGH encoded by the coding sequence ATGCCGACCACGGCACCCGCGCAGACGCGCCGCCGCTCGTCGTCCGCACGTCGCGACGACGAGGCACCCATCATCCCCATCCTCGCCCGCAAGGTCCGCGAGGTCGAAGCCAAAGCCCAACGCGGCAAGCTCGGCCCCACGAACCGGGTGAAGTTCCAGGTCATCGCCTTCCTGGTGCGCGAAGAGCGTGCCCGGGTCAAGAGCGACACCGAGCTCGCCGACGCATCGCGCGCCGAGCTGCTCAAGCGCCTTGACGGCGTCGCGACGATCCTCGCCAAGACGGCGGCGCGCGACACCTCGCTCATCCAATTGCTCGAGGTCGACCAGGCGACGTCGCCGGTCGCCAAGCGCATGCGCCGCGACTGGCTGCTCGAGTCGGGCGCGGAGCTCGCGCCCGACGAGCTCATCATCACCGATGTCGCTCCGGTCGTCGCCGCGGCGCCCGTCGTGCCCGCCGCACTCGCCGAGCGCCAGGTGGTGCCGCCGCAGATCGAGGCGCGCCGTGAGTCGCACCCGTTCCTGGCCCCCGACCTGCTCCTGCACGCGCCGAACGCGACGCCGCGCCGGCGCCTCGACAGCTGGGAGCTCATGGGGCCCCTGTACAAGGCGTTCGAGTCGGGCGCCGGCGGGGGAGCGGCCACAATGGAGCTGCCCGAGGTTCCCGAGTTCGACCGGCTCTCGCCGCGCGGACGCGAGATCATGCCGCACCAGTCGCGGTTCCTCGAGGCCGTGCGCGACGGTCATCGCACCTTCCTGCTGGCCGACGAGCCGGGCCTGGGCAAGACCGCCGAATCGGTGCTCGCGGCATCCGTCGCCGATGCCTACCCGCTGCTGGCCGTCGTTCCCAACGTCGTCAAGATGAACTGGGCGCGTGAGGTCGAACGGTGGACGCCCCAGCGGCGCGCCACGGTCATCTCCGGTGACGGCGAAGACGTCGACGCCTTCGCCGACGTCTTCATCATCAACTATGAGATCCTCGACCGGCACCTCTCCTGGCTGAGCACGCTCGGATTGAAGGGCCTGGTCGTCGACGAGGCGCACTTCATCAAGAACCTGACCTCGCAGCGATCGCAGAACGTGCTGGCGCTGGCCGCGAGCATCCGCGAGCAGATCAGCGACCCGCTGCTGCTCGCGCTGACCGGAACGCCGCTGATCAACGACGTCGAGGACTTCGACGCCATCTGGCGCTTCCTGGGATGGACGAACGGTGCCAAGCCGGGCACCGAGCTCATGGAGAAGCTCGACGCCACCGGGCTCACGCCCGCCGACAAGGCGTTCTACCCCGAGGCCCGCGACGCGGTGATCTCGATGGGCATCGTGCGGCGCAAGAAGAAGGATGTCGCCGCCGACCTGCCCGACAAGCTCATCGCCGACCTGCCGGTCGAGCTGGATGACGAGTTCGGGCGTTCCATCCGTCAGGCCGAGCAGGAGCTCGGCGAACGCCTGGCCGCCCGCTACCGCCGGATCATCGAGGCGCGCGGCGACCGGGGACTGGCCCCCGGCGAGATCGACGACGACATCGTGCGTCTGGTCGCACAGAACGAGCTCGACGAGTCGAAGGCCGCAGGCACGGGCAGCGAGAACGTGTTCACGATGGTGCGGCGCATCGGCCAGGCCAAGGCCCAGCTCGCGGCCGACTACGCCGTGCAGCTGCACCGCTCGGTGGGCAAGGTGGTCTTCTTCGCCAAGCACATCGACGTGATGGATGCCGCAGAGGCCCACTTCGCGGCATCCGGCGTCAGATACGTCTCGGTGCGCGGCGAGCAGTCCACGCCCGCGCGCCAGGAGGCCATCGACGCGTTCAACAACGACCCCGATGTCGGCTTCGCCGTCTGCTCGTTGACCGCCGCCGGAGTCGGGCTGAACATGCAGGCAGCATCCAACGTCGTGCTCGCCGAGCTCAGCTGGACCGCCGCCGAGCAGACGCAGGCCATCGACCGCGTCCACCGCATCGGCCAGGACGAGCCGGTCACCGCGTGGCGGATCATCGCCGCGCACACGATCGACACCAAGATCGCCGAACTGATCGACTCCAAGCAGGGCCTGGCGGCCCGCGCGCTGGACGGCGAGGTCGTCGAGCCGGGCTCGAGCGACTCGGTGCAGCTGTCGGCGCTCATGCACCTGACCCGGCAGGCTCTGGGCGGCCACTGA
- a CDS encoding heavy metal translocating P-type ATPase yields MTREATLDIEGMTCASCVARVEKRLRSVEGVSAAVNLATESAKVSFPEGVDEQRLVEAVRQAGYDARLRVPDNHSGHHHDVEDAPGATTLRTRLIGSAILALPVVVLGMVPAWQFPGWQWVSLVLATPIVLWGGWPFHRATFANLRHGAMTMDTLITLGTGAAYLWSVWALVFGTAGMIGMRHGFSLLPDGTPASSMVYFEVASAVTVFLLLGRFIEQRSKRRAGSALHALLALGAKDVELADGARVPIERLRTGDVFVTRPGETVATDGVVRKGAASIDQSMLTGESVPVDVTEGDAATGGTIVADGRLLIEATSVGDDTRLAKMARLVEDAQTGKSRVQRLADRISAVFVPVVIALAVLTLLAWLVAGQPVAAGFTAAVAVLIIACPCALGLATPIAVLVGTGRGAQLGILITGPESLEQTEKIDTVVLDKTGTVTSGRMTLVDVAVASHSRRDAALALIAAVEAGSEHPVARAIVDAADAVPAVDAFRSHAGHGVTGDVDGRQVFAGRPSFAAAQGATVPDELADAVTRAEQRGTAVVAGWAEPGERPRVRAVLTVADTVRPTSADAIARLRTLGLRAVLLTGDNATVAAAVGAEVGIDDVIAGVVPEQKVAEIARLQQEGHRVAMVGDGVNDAAALATADLGIAMGGGTDAAMHASDITLVRSDLGAAVDAVRLSRRTMGVIRGNLFWAFAYNVAAIPLAAFGLLNPMISGAAMAFSSVFVVLNSLRLRRAP; encoded by the coding sequence ATGACCCGCGAAGCGACCCTCGACATCGAAGGAATGACGTGCGCGAGCTGTGTCGCCCGCGTCGAGAAGCGGCTGCGGTCGGTCGAGGGCGTAAGCGCAGCGGTGAACCTCGCCACCGAGTCGGCGAAGGTCAGCTTCCCCGAGGGTGTCGATGAGCAGCGGCTCGTCGAGGCCGTCCGGCAGGCGGGCTACGACGCGCGCCTCCGTGTGCCCGACAACCACTCCGGACACCACCACGACGTCGAAGATGCACCCGGCGCGACGACGCTGCGCACGCGCCTGATCGGCAGCGCGATCCTGGCGCTGCCGGTGGTCGTGCTCGGGATGGTGCCGGCCTGGCAGTTCCCCGGCTGGCAGTGGGTATCGCTCGTGCTGGCCACGCCGATCGTGCTGTGGGGCGGTTGGCCGTTCCACCGCGCGACGTTCGCGAACCTGCGGCACGGCGCCATGACGATGGACACCCTGATCACCCTGGGCACCGGTGCCGCCTACCTGTGGAGCGTGTGGGCGCTCGTGTTCGGCACGGCCGGCATGATCGGCATGCGCCACGGCTTCTCACTGCTGCCCGACGGCACGCCCGCGAGCTCCATGGTCTACTTCGAGGTAGCGTCGGCGGTCACGGTCTTCCTGTTGCTGGGGCGCTTCATCGAGCAGCGCTCGAAGCGGCGCGCGGGCAGTGCTCTGCACGCGCTGCTCGCCCTCGGCGCCAAGGACGTCGAGCTCGCCGACGGCGCCCGTGTGCCGATCGAGCGACTGCGCACCGGCGACGTGTTCGTCACGCGCCCGGGCGAGACGGTCGCGACAGACGGTGTGGTGCGAAAGGGCGCGGCATCCATCGATCAGAGCATGCTCACCGGTGAATCCGTCCCGGTGGATGTGACGGAGGGGGATGCCGCCACCGGCGGCACCATCGTCGCCGACGGGCGCCTGCTGATCGAGGCGACCTCGGTCGGCGACGACACGCGTCTGGCGAAGATGGCGCGTCTGGTCGAAGACGCCCAGACCGGCAAGAGCCGGGTGCAGCGGCTTGCCGACCGCATCTCGGCGGTGTTCGTTCCCGTCGTGATCGCGCTGGCCGTTCTGACCCTGCTGGCGTGGCTCGTCGCCGGGCAGCCGGTGGCCGCCGGCTTCACGGCGGCGGTCGCCGTGCTGATCATCGCGTGCCCGTGCGCCCTGGGCCTGGCGACCCCGATCGCGGTCCTCGTCGGTACCGGGCGCGGCGCGCAGCTGGGCATCCTCATCACCGGCCCGGAATCGCTCGAGCAGACCGAGAAGATCGACACGGTCGTGCTCGACAAGACCGGCACGGTCACCAGCGGCCGGATGACGCTCGTCGACGTGGCCGTGGCATCCCACAGCCGCCGTGACGCGGCGCTGGCGCTCATCGCCGCGGTCGAGGCCGGGTCCGAGCACCCGGTGGCGCGTGCGATCGTGGACGCGGCCGATGCCGTCCCCGCGGTGGATGCCTTCCGCAGCCACGCCGGACACGGCGTGACCGGGGACGTCGACGGCAGGCAGGTGTTCGCCGGGCGCCCGTCGTTCGCGGCTGCGCAGGGCGCGACGGTGCCGGACGAGCTCGCCGACGCGGTGACCCGCGCCGAGCAGCGCGGTACCGCCGTGGTGGCGGGGTGGGCCGAGCCGGGAGAGCGGCCGCGGGTGCGAGCCGTGCTCACCGTGGCTGACACCGTGCGGCCCACGAGCGCCGACGCGATAGCGCGCCTGCGCACGCTCGGGCTGCGCGCCGTGCTGCTCACCGGCGACAACGCCACCGTGGCCGCGGCCGTGGGCGCCGAGGTCGGCATCGACGACGTCATAGCCGGCGTCGTGCCCGAGCAGAAGGTCGCCGAGATCGCCCGGCTGCAGCAGGAAGGGCACCGCGTCGCGATGGTGGGCGACGGGGTGAACGATGCCGCAGCGCTGGCCACAGCCGATCTGGGCATCGCGATGGGCGGCGGCACCGACGCGGCCATGCATGCGAGTGACATCACGCTCGTGCGCAGCGACCTGGGCGCTGCGGTCGACGCCGTTCGGCTCAGCCGACGCACGATGGGCGTCATCCGCGGCAACCTCTTCTGGGCGTTCGCGTACAACGTGGCAGCGATCCCGCTGGCCGCGTTCGGGCTCCTCAATCCGATGATCTCGGGTGCCGCGATGGCGTTCTCCAGCGTGTTCGTGGTGCTCAACAGCCTGCGGCTGCGCCGCGCGCCGTGA
- a CDS encoding heavy-metal-associated domain-containing protein: MSTTTYRVEGMTCNHCVQAVTREVSALPGVDEAVVDLQARTLAVSGDAAEAAVAAAVEEAGYALAAQAS, translated from the coding sequence ATGAGCACCACCACGTATCGCGTCGAAGGCATGACCTGCAACCACTGCGTGCAGGCGGTGACCCGCGAGGTCTCGGCTCTGCCGGGCGTGGACGAAGCGGTCGTCGATCTGCAGGCACGGACGCTCGCTGTCAGCGGCGACGCGGCTGAGGCGGCTGTCGCCGCGGCGGTCGAAGAGGCGGGCTATGCGCTCGCCGCGCAGGCGTCATGA